The proteins below come from a single Corylus avellana chromosome ca3, CavTom2PMs-1.0 genomic window:
- the LOC132175770 gene encoding poly(A)-specific ribonuclease PARN isoform X3, producing MNAHHRATRRALSRALSRALARPFSTSSPKPSGAAFPLKHVTKSNFEPALAELRQHLRAADFVAIDLEMSGVTSAPWRESLEFDRSDVRYLKVKDSAEKFAVLQFGVCPFRWDPSTHSFVAHPHNFYVFPRQELPVDGPSYEFLCQTTSIDFLARYQFDFNACIYEGISYLSRQQEHEALRRLNGAYEDTLSDTRCNLKEVRDVRLDRMADILFTERIKNRFSEWRDGLLRDRIGGFQLQWNSNDSKQQFQTIFFKMRPAISLTGFTSHQFKLIQWVINKHFEDLTYVHVTGENFCSQQLVVYTESKDDIDLLMKEVKDEHRRGAEMKIQSAIGFRQVIDLLSSEQKLIVGHNCFLDIAHVYSKFLGPLPLTGEEFVSSINKYFPHIVDTKLLLNANYVLQQRMNKSSTSLSSAFARLCSQIAFGSESKGLAFLQPVQVEVQVDDIRTSNWNSGAKHEAGYDAFMTGCIFAQACSHLGIDFKLHLPSENLAHNEKLYKQINHLYLSWTNGDIIDLSTGKIEEPLGTKYPKKQYSKILFENIILIWGFPSKLKAQEIRQCISKVFSPTSVTSVYHLDESAVFVQFSKAGFVSDFLVLKETLERSDGPISVLHPLAKLLEGRGGWY from the exons ATGAACGCGCACCACCGTGCCACCAGGAGGGCACTCTCACGTGCGCTCTCACGTGCCCTAGCCCGTCCATTCTCAACCTCGTCACCTAAACCCTCCGGCGCCGCGTTTCCTCTGAAGCACGTGACGAAGTCGAACTTCGAGCCGGCGCTGGCCGAGCTGCGGCAGCACTTGCGGGCGGCGGACTTCGTGGCCATCGACCTGGAAATGAGCGGCGTCACCAGCGCGCCCTGGCGCGAGTCCCTGGAGTTCGACCGCTCCGACGTTCGCTACCTCAAGGTCAAGGACTCCGCCGAGAAGTTCGCCGTCCTGCAGTTCGGCGTCTGCCCCTTCCGCTGGGACCCTTCCACCCACTCCTTCGTAGCTCACCC GCACAATTTCTATGTGTTTCCGCGTCAAGAGCTGCCGGTCGATGGCCCCTCTTACGAGTTTCTCTGCCAGACCACGTCAATTGACTTCTTAGCTAGATACCAGTTTGATTTCAACGCATGCATATATGAAG GAATATCTTATTTATCCAGACAACAAGAACATGAAGCTCTAAGACGTTTGAATGGGGCATACGAGGATACATTATCAGATACACGGTGCAACCTGAAAGAAGTTAGAGATGTACGATTGGACCGCATGGCTGACATTTTGTTCACTGAACGAATCAAGAACAGATTCAGCGAATGGCGCGATGGGTTATTACGGGATAGAATTGGAGGGTTCCAACTTCAGTGGAACTCAAATGACTCAAAGCAACAATTTCAAACCATTTTCTTTAAGATGCGGCCAGCTATTAGTCTGACTGGGTTTACTTCTCATCAGTTTAAGTTAATTCAATGG GTCATTAACAAGCATTTCGAAGATCTTACTTATGTTCATGTGACTGGTGAGAATTTCTGCTCACAACAACTAGTAGTGTATACAGAATCCAAGGATGACATAGACTTGCTTATG AAAGAGGTGAAAGATGAGCATCGCCGAGGAGCGGAGATGAAAATCCAATCTGCAATTGGGTTTCGCCAAGTTATTGACCTCCTTTCCTCAGAGCAGAAGTTGATTGTTGGTCACAATTGCTTTCTGG ATATTGCACATGTATACAGCAAATTCTTAGGTCCTCTTCCTTTGACTGGAGAAGAATTTGTCTCCTCCATTAACAAGTACTTTCCTCACATCGTTGACACCAAATTACTCTTGAATGCCAATTATGTACTCCAACAACGGATGAATAAGTCCAGCACATCTCTATCGTCAGCATTTGCTCGCTTGTGTTCACAAATTGCTTTTGGTTCTGAAAGCAAGGGGCTGGCTTTTCTCCAACCTGTGCAAGTGGAGGTTCAAGTGGATGATATAAG GACCTCCAACTGGAACTCTGGAGCCAAGCATGAAGCTGGGTATGATGCTTTTATGACGGGATGTATCTTTGCCCAGGCTTGCAGTCATCTAGGCATTGATTTTAAACTGCATTTGCCGTCTGAAAATTTAGCCCATAATGAAAAGCTCTATAAGCAAATTAACCATTTATATCTCAGTTGGACTAATGGAGACATTATTGATTTAAGTACTGGAAAGATTGAAGAGCCTTTGGGAACTAAGTATCCCAAAAAGCAATACTCAAAGATTCTTTTTGAGAACATTATTTTAATCTGGGGATTCCCATCCAAACTCAAGGCACAGGAGATAAGACAATGCATCTCTAAAGTCTTCAGCCCAACCTCTGTAACTTCTGTCTACCACTTAGATGAATCTGCAGTGTTTGTTCAATTCAGCAAGGCAGGGTTTGTCTCTGACTTTCTGGTTCTAAAGGAAACTTTAGAGAGAAGTGATGGTCCTATCTCAGTTTTGCATCCTCTTGCAAAACTTTTGGAAG GCAGAGGCGGTTGGTATTAA
- the LOC132175770 gene encoding poly(A)-specific ribonuclease PARN isoform X2 has translation MNAHHRATRRALSRALSRALARPFSTSSPKPSGAAFPLKHVTKSNFEPALAELRQHLRAADFVAIDLEMSGVTSAPWRESLEFDRSDVRYLKVKDSAEKFAVLQFGVCPFRWDPSTHSFVAHPHNFYVFPRQELPVDGPSYEFLCQTTSIDFLARYQFDFNACIYEGISYLSRQQEHEALRRLNGAYEDTLSDTRCNLKEVRDVRLDRMADILFTERIKNRFSEWRDGLLRDRIGGFQLQWNSNDSKQQFQTIFFKMRPAISLTGFTSHQFKLIQWVINKHFEDLTYVHVTGENFCSQQLVVYTESKDDIDLLMKEVKDEHRRGAEMKIQSAIGFRQVIDLLSSEQKLIVGHNCFLDIAHVYSKFLGPLPLTGEEFVSSINKYFPHIVDTKLLLNANYVLQQRMNKSSTSLSSAFARLCSQIAFGSESKGLAFLQPVQVEVQVDDIRTSNWNSGAKHEAGYDAFMTGCIFAQACSHLGIDFKLHLPSENLAHNEKLYKQINHLYLSWTNGDIIDLSTGKIEEPLGTKYPKKQYSKILFENIILIWGFPSKLKAQEIRQCISKVFSPTSVTSVYHLDESAVFVQFSKAGFVSDFLVLKETLERSDGPISVLHPLAKLLEGGNTRAASYEIYKDICSSPISEVLFADQAEAVGIKWKTQVIEPKLAVESQENGSFREDNAIRNVPKSAENSEHNVEKDILSGHCEIIDSLSTAEANQM, from the exons ATGAACGCGCACCACCGTGCCACCAGGAGGGCACTCTCACGTGCGCTCTCACGTGCCCTAGCCCGTCCATTCTCAACCTCGTCACCTAAACCCTCCGGCGCCGCGTTTCCTCTGAAGCACGTGACGAAGTCGAACTTCGAGCCGGCGCTGGCCGAGCTGCGGCAGCACTTGCGGGCGGCGGACTTCGTGGCCATCGACCTGGAAATGAGCGGCGTCACCAGCGCGCCCTGGCGCGAGTCCCTGGAGTTCGACCGCTCCGACGTTCGCTACCTCAAGGTCAAGGACTCCGCCGAGAAGTTCGCCGTCCTGCAGTTCGGCGTCTGCCCCTTCCGCTGGGACCCTTCCACCCACTCCTTCGTAGCTCACCC GCACAATTTCTATGTGTTTCCGCGTCAAGAGCTGCCGGTCGATGGCCCCTCTTACGAGTTTCTCTGCCAGACCACGTCAATTGACTTCTTAGCTAGATACCAGTTTGATTTCAACGCATGCATATATGAAG GAATATCTTATTTATCCAGACAACAAGAACATGAAGCTCTAAGACGTTTGAATGGGGCATACGAGGATACATTATCAGATACACGGTGCAACCTGAAAGAAGTTAGAGATGTACGATTGGACCGCATGGCTGACATTTTGTTCACTGAACGAATCAAGAACAGATTCAGCGAATGGCGCGATGGGTTATTACGGGATAGAATTGGAGGGTTCCAACTTCAGTGGAACTCAAATGACTCAAAGCAACAATTTCAAACCATTTTCTTTAAGATGCGGCCAGCTATTAGTCTGACTGGGTTTACTTCTCATCAGTTTAAGTTAATTCAATGG GTCATTAACAAGCATTTCGAAGATCTTACTTATGTTCATGTGACTGGTGAGAATTTCTGCTCACAACAACTAGTAGTGTATACAGAATCCAAGGATGACATAGACTTGCTTATG AAAGAGGTGAAAGATGAGCATCGCCGAGGAGCGGAGATGAAAATCCAATCTGCAATTGGGTTTCGCCAAGTTATTGACCTCCTTTCCTCAGAGCAGAAGTTGATTGTTGGTCACAATTGCTTTCTGG ATATTGCACATGTATACAGCAAATTCTTAGGTCCTCTTCCTTTGACTGGAGAAGAATTTGTCTCCTCCATTAACAAGTACTTTCCTCACATCGTTGACACCAAATTACTCTTGAATGCCAATTATGTACTCCAACAACGGATGAATAAGTCCAGCACATCTCTATCGTCAGCATTTGCTCGCTTGTGTTCACAAATTGCTTTTGGTTCTGAAAGCAAGGGGCTGGCTTTTCTCCAACCTGTGCAAGTGGAGGTTCAAGTGGATGATATAAG GACCTCCAACTGGAACTCTGGAGCCAAGCATGAAGCTGGGTATGATGCTTTTATGACGGGATGTATCTTTGCCCAGGCTTGCAGTCATCTAGGCATTGATTTTAAACTGCATTTGCCGTCTGAAAATTTAGCCCATAATGAAAAGCTCTATAAGCAAATTAACCATTTATATCTCAGTTGGACTAATGGAGACATTATTGATTTAAGTACTGGAAAGATTGAAGAGCCTTTGGGAACTAAGTATCCCAAAAAGCAATACTCAAAGATTCTTTTTGAGAACATTATTTTAATCTGGGGATTCCCATCCAAACTCAAGGCACAGGAGATAAGACAATGCATCTCTAAAGTCTTCAGCCCAACCTCTGTAACTTCTGTCTACCACTTAGATGAATCTGCAGTGTTTGTTCAATTCAGCAAGGCAGGGTTTGTCTCTGACTTTCTGGTTCTAAAGGAAACTTTAGAGAGAAGTGATGGTCCTATCTCAGTTTTGCATCCTCTTGCAAAACTTTTGGAAGGTGGAAACACTCGTGCTGCTAGTTATgaaatttataaagatatttgCAGCTCACCCATTTCTGAAGTCTTGTTTGCCGATCAGGCAGAGGCGGTTGGTATTAAATGGAAGACTCAAGTGATAGAACCCAAGCTAGCAGTGGAGAGCCAAGAAAATGGAAGTTTTAGAGAAGACAATGCAATACGTAATGTTCCTAAATCTGCTGAAAATTCTGAGCACAATGTGGAAAAAGATATATTATCCGGCCATTGTGAGATCATAGATTCTTTATCTACAGCTGAAGCCAATCAG ATGTGA
- the LOC132175770 gene encoding poly(A)-specific ribonuclease PARN isoform X1, producing MNAHHRATRRALSRALSRALARPFSTSSPKPSGAAFPLKHVTKSNFEPALAELRQHLRAADFVAIDLEMSGVTSAPWRESLEFDRSDVRYLKVKDSAEKFAVLQFGVCPFRWDPSTHSFVAHPHNFYVFPRQELPVDGPSYEFLCQTTSIDFLARYQFDFNACIYEGISYLSRQQEHEALRRLNGAYEDTLSDTRCNLKEVRDVRLDRMADILFTERIKNRFSEWRDGLLRDRIGGFQLQWNSNDSKQQFQTIFFKMRPAISLTGFTSHQFKLIQWVINKHFEDLTYVHVTGENFCSQQLVVYTESKDDIDLLMKEVKDEHRRGAEMKIQSAIGFRQVIDLLSSEQKLIVGHNCFLDIAHVYSKFLGPLPLTGEEFVSSINKYFPHIVDTKLLLNANYVLQQRMNKSSTSLSSAFARLCSQIAFGSESKGLAFLQPVQVEVQVDDIRTSNWNSGAKHEAGYDAFMTGCIFAQACSHLGIDFKLHLPSENLAHNEKLYKQINHLYLSWTNGDIIDLSTGKIEEPLGTKYPKKQYSKILFENIILIWGFPSKLKAQEIRQCISKVFSPTSVTSVYHLDESAVFVQFSKAGFVSDFLVLKETLERSDGPISVLHPLAKLLEGGNTRAASYEIYKDICSSPISEVLFADQAEAVGIKWKTQVIEPKLAVESQENGSFREDNAIRNVPKSAENSEHNVEKDILSGHCEIIDSLSTAEANQVSTNNL from the exons ATGAACGCGCACCACCGTGCCACCAGGAGGGCACTCTCACGTGCGCTCTCACGTGCCCTAGCCCGTCCATTCTCAACCTCGTCACCTAAACCCTCCGGCGCCGCGTTTCCTCTGAAGCACGTGACGAAGTCGAACTTCGAGCCGGCGCTGGCCGAGCTGCGGCAGCACTTGCGGGCGGCGGACTTCGTGGCCATCGACCTGGAAATGAGCGGCGTCACCAGCGCGCCCTGGCGCGAGTCCCTGGAGTTCGACCGCTCCGACGTTCGCTACCTCAAGGTCAAGGACTCCGCCGAGAAGTTCGCCGTCCTGCAGTTCGGCGTCTGCCCCTTCCGCTGGGACCCTTCCACCCACTCCTTCGTAGCTCACCC GCACAATTTCTATGTGTTTCCGCGTCAAGAGCTGCCGGTCGATGGCCCCTCTTACGAGTTTCTCTGCCAGACCACGTCAATTGACTTCTTAGCTAGATACCAGTTTGATTTCAACGCATGCATATATGAAG GAATATCTTATTTATCCAGACAACAAGAACATGAAGCTCTAAGACGTTTGAATGGGGCATACGAGGATACATTATCAGATACACGGTGCAACCTGAAAGAAGTTAGAGATGTACGATTGGACCGCATGGCTGACATTTTGTTCACTGAACGAATCAAGAACAGATTCAGCGAATGGCGCGATGGGTTATTACGGGATAGAATTGGAGGGTTCCAACTTCAGTGGAACTCAAATGACTCAAAGCAACAATTTCAAACCATTTTCTTTAAGATGCGGCCAGCTATTAGTCTGACTGGGTTTACTTCTCATCAGTTTAAGTTAATTCAATGG GTCATTAACAAGCATTTCGAAGATCTTACTTATGTTCATGTGACTGGTGAGAATTTCTGCTCACAACAACTAGTAGTGTATACAGAATCCAAGGATGACATAGACTTGCTTATG AAAGAGGTGAAAGATGAGCATCGCCGAGGAGCGGAGATGAAAATCCAATCTGCAATTGGGTTTCGCCAAGTTATTGACCTCCTTTCCTCAGAGCAGAAGTTGATTGTTGGTCACAATTGCTTTCTGG ATATTGCACATGTATACAGCAAATTCTTAGGTCCTCTTCCTTTGACTGGAGAAGAATTTGTCTCCTCCATTAACAAGTACTTTCCTCACATCGTTGACACCAAATTACTCTTGAATGCCAATTATGTACTCCAACAACGGATGAATAAGTCCAGCACATCTCTATCGTCAGCATTTGCTCGCTTGTGTTCACAAATTGCTTTTGGTTCTGAAAGCAAGGGGCTGGCTTTTCTCCAACCTGTGCAAGTGGAGGTTCAAGTGGATGATATAAG GACCTCCAACTGGAACTCTGGAGCCAAGCATGAAGCTGGGTATGATGCTTTTATGACGGGATGTATCTTTGCCCAGGCTTGCAGTCATCTAGGCATTGATTTTAAACTGCATTTGCCGTCTGAAAATTTAGCCCATAATGAAAAGCTCTATAAGCAAATTAACCATTTATATCTCAGTTGGACTAATGGAGACATTATTGATTTAAGTACTGGAAAGATTGAAGAGCCTTTGGGAACTAAGTATCCCAAAAAGCAATACTCAAAGATTCTTTTTGAGAACATTATTTTAATCTGGGGATTCCCATCCAAACTCAAGGCACAGGAGATAAGACAATGCATCTCTAAAGTCTTCAGCCCAACCTCTGTAACTTCTGTCTACCACTTAGATGAATCTGCAGTGTTTGTTCAATTCAGCAAGGCAGGGTTTGTCTCTGACTTTCTGGTTCTAAAGGAAACTTTAGAGAGAAGTGATGGTCCTATCTCAGTTTTGCATCCTCTTGCAAAACTTTTGGAAGGTGGAAACACTCGTGCTGCTAGTTATgaaatttataaagatatttgCAGCTCACCCATTTCTGAAGTCTTGTTTGCCGATCAGGCAGAGGCGGTTGGTATTAAATGGAAGACTCAAGTGATAGAACCCAAGCTAGCAGTGGAGAGCCAAGAAAATGGAAGTTTTAGAGAAGACAATGCAATACGTAATGTTCCTAAATCTGCTGAAAATTCTGAGCACAATGTGGAAAAAGATATATTATCCGGCCATTGTGAGATCATAGATTCTTTATCTACAGCTGAAGCCAATCAGGTTAGTACTAATAACTTGTAA